The sequence GGCTTCCGCAACTTCTATAATTTTAAATTGAGGATTACTTTATGCTTTGGTACTATTCTTTTTCAACCAAATAGAAAAACCTAGAGGAATTTCCCTCTAGGCTTCATCATTGATTTAATTCTTTAGATTTTCTTCACCAACATTAGTTGACAAAGAGCCTCTATTCTCATTACCTTGTTTATAGCTTCAGTAAACCTTCCGCAGCGCTTTGATCGATGATCAATACATTAGCGTACTTACCTGCTAATGCGCCATCAATCGCTTCAATTTTTCGTGAACCGCCAGCGACTAAAATCGCTTTTTCTTTTTCTCTTAGATCAGATAATTCAATACCGATCGTCCGTTCATTGATTTTCTGACTGCATATTTCACCACTGCTATCAAAGAAGCGAGAACAAATATCGCCAACCGCTTGTTCTTTAAGAAGTTGTTCTTCTTCATCACTAAAATAGCCTAAACGAAATAACAGCGCTTCGTCTCTAACTGTTCCTACTGTAAATAGCGCAATATTCGCTTGTTTCCCTTTTGTGATGATTTTTTGGATATGACGATCTTGCTCTACCATTTTTTTTACTTCTGCATTGTCAAAAATAACTGGTAACGGAAGTTGCATCGCAACTGTTTGAAAAGCTTTTTCAAATAACGTCAGCGTTTCATTGGCGTATGTATTCACATTAGAATGACTGATTCCGCCCTTCAATTGAACAATTTCTACACCAACTCTCTCTTGGGTATTCAGTTTTCTTGCCACTTCATACATCGTTGTTCCCCAACTAACCCCCAGAATATCACCATTTTTGATTGTTTCTTCTAAATACTCTGCTGCATAAGACGTAAGGTACTCTGTAATAACTTGATAATTTGTTTCAGGTGAAAATACAACATGTACTTCTAACAAGTCATATTTTTCTTTAAGTCGTTTTTCGAGCTCAAACAAATCGGAAAAAGGGTCTGAGATCGTAATTTGTACATATCCTTTTTCTTTAGCATAATTCAGTAATCTAGAAATCGTCGGACGGGAAACATCTAATTTTTTTGCAATTTCCTGCTGACCAAGACCAGATTGATAATACAATCTGGCTGCTTCAATACTAAGCTGTTGTTTTTGTTTATCCATAATTATAATCCGTTCTTTTTATTTTCTTCAATTATAGCAAGAAAAAATTAGGAAAACAAACCACACTTCCTTAGTCAATTAAATAAATATGTCTAAATTCTTCGAGTTTTTCTTTGTCAAAATCTAAACATTCTGCTGCGTAATTTTCTGCGGTGCCAAAATGTTTCTCAATCAAATGGAAGGCATGATCTAAATAATCTTCTTTTACATAAAGTGCAGTTGCTAAAGATTCCAATTGTTCTTCACTAAACCCTTGTTCTCTAAACTGCTGTACCAGTTCGTCATTAGCTTGTTTTCTTTCTTCATTCGTTACTAAGAAATCTTTATAAATCTCTTCTTTTTCGACATTTAGGAGTAATAGTAATAAAGCTGAAGCATAACCTGTACGGTCTTTTCCAGCAAAACAATGAAAAATGGTTGACCCGTTTTTATTTGCTAAGATATACGCCATAAATTCTGTGAAACCTTCTTGCGCTCCTGGATTTAAGATCAAATCTTCATAAACACCTAGCATATGTTTATCAACAGCTTCAATCGATTTTAGTTTAGCAAAATCAGCTAAACTCGAATTTTTAGCATTCATTTTCCCAAGCAAATCTAAATTGACATATTCCACATCTTCAATCGGTGTATCTGGTGACTCACTGATTTCAAACTCACGTCTAAAATCGATGATTCTGGTTAAATTGAATGACTCAATCAATGTTGTTTGTGTTTTTTTATCTAAATTGACTAGATGACCTGATCGTAATAATTTTTTTGGTTTAATCATTTTTCCCTCTTTATTTTTAATACCACCTAAGTCTCTAAAATTCGTAATTTTTACATTCATATGTTTATTCCACCTTTACGCGTTTACTTTTTTTCTTCTTTTTTCTTCTGCAAATGCTACACTTCCTAAAAGAACCACAATAATTACAATGGAAATATAGAAGATAATAAATGTATCATTCCAACCATGAAGTACATGTCCAAAGAAATTCACACCATTTTTAGAGGGATCTGAAATTTTAGCTAATAAGATTTTCGCCATTGAGTCCCCAAACAAATAGGCAAACGCTCCTAATAAACCTCCTGAAACGACTGTTGCTTTTTTGGGCACGAATCCTAACATAGATAAGTTGATCAATAATTGTGGACCAAAAACCATCATACCTAACATAAATAATGATACGTTGATTACAAGTTCTGTCGTACCCAGTTGATAGCCGATAATGCCAATCGGTAATAGAATACTGCTGATTGTGGCAACTAAAGCAGGACGTCCTTTAAGTAAATCTGAGATATAACCCCAAGCTAAGCAACCGACTAAAGCGCCCATTTCAAAATAGAAAATCGTTTGAGCTGCTGCTTCTTGTGAAAAATTGAGATGTTCTGTCACGTATAAAGGCGCCCAATTATCAATCCCAATACGGACAATATAGACAAAAACATTCGCTACGCATAAAATCCAAATGTATGGATTTGTTAATAAATACTTTTTAAAAATTTCCCATTTCGTTAAATTCTCTGCATCTACGTTTGCTTCTTCAATCGGTTCGCCAAAAATCTCTTCACTTGAATTCCAGCCTAAATCTTCTGGTCTATTTTTACCAATAAAAAATGTAACTACAGCAACTACTGCCGCAACGATTGCTGGAATAATAAACATTCCTGCTACTTGTCCTTTAAAGAAAGTCGTTGCACACCACACTGCAAAAATCCCAGCAAAACCACCACCGATATTGTGAGAAGCATTCCATAAACCGATATATCTCCCACGATTGCTTCTTGTTGTCCATTGTGTAATAACAGAAGCACTACTTGGCCCGCCCACACATTGGAATAATCCATTTAAAGACCATAAAACAACGATCCATCCCATTGGAACATTATTCATCGTAAATAATAGCCCTAAACATAAAACGGTAATTGATGATAACAACAATAAGATAGACAAAATTTTCTTGGTATTTTTACCATCCACAATATAACCAACAATAAATTTACCAAATCCATAAACAATCGAAAAAACAAAACCGATATAGCCAAGGTCTGTTGTTGTAAGTCCCAATTGACTTTTTAATAATGGCTGAGCTGCTTTAAAGTTATTCCGTATCATATACATCGTGATGTAAATAACCACGACAACTAAAAACGGTTTCATAAATTCTTTAAACCATCTTTTTCTTTGTTCAGCAATCGTTAGCTGATTCGTTTTTCCAACTTCACTATTCATTTCTTCCAATTTTTTTCACCTCAAACAAAATAATTATAATGGTCTGCGCTTTCCAATATAATTGTATAATACATGTTGAATGAAATATTGTAAACACTTTATTGAAATTATGTTCAATTTGATCGCTGTTTTTCGAATGTTTAATTCTGGTTTAACGTTTTTTTACAAAAAAATACCTTCGAAAACTTATCGAAGGTATTTTCTTTGATACTTATTCATCATGATTACTGTTTAACTCTGTGATTTTTCCTGTCGCAAGATAGACGATCCACTCACAAATATTTGTCACATAATCCCCGATACGTTCTAGATACGTTGCGACATGAAGATAATCTGTCCCACTGATTACAGTTTCTGGATTTGACTGCATCGCCTTGATTGAGTGGCTATAAATGCTATCAAAATACTCATTTACTCTAGTATCCATTTTAGCAATCATTCTTGCGTCTTTTTGATCGGTTTTGACATAAGCAATCAATACATTATCAACCATTTTCTTCACGTAGTCAGACATATCAGAAATTTCTTTTTCAATTTCAGGAATTCTTGTCTCACCTTTTAAGCGTATAGTTGATTTTGCAATTGATACAGCATGATCTGCCATTCTTTCCAAATCAGAGCTGGCTTTCATGACTGTGATGATCATTCTTAAATCAGTTGTTACTGGTTGCTGTAAGGCAATCATTTCAAAGCTTTTCTTTTCTAGCTTAACTTCCATATCATTGATTTCTACATCATAATCGATTACTTCGTTGGCAATCTTTTTATCATGATTGATATAAGCACGTACAGATTTATGTACGACATTACTTACCATCATGCCCATTTCATAAAATTGATTATGCAGATTTAATAGTTCTTCTTCAAATTGGCTGCGCAACATGTGTATTCCTCCTTTTTTTTAACCAAATTTCCCAGAAATGTAATCTTCTGTTTGTTTTTCTTTAGGATTTAAGAATATTTTCTTCGTATCATTAAATTCTATCAATTCGCCTTGTAAAAAGAAAGCTGTTTTATCAGAAATTCGTGAAGCTTGAGACATATTGTGGGTCACCATGATCATAGTGTATTTTTCTTTTAATGTTAAAAGCATATTTTCAATTTTACCACTTGAAACAGGATCAAGCGCACTTGTTGGTTCATCCAATAAAATAATCTCAGGATCAACAGCTAAAACACGAGCGATGCAGACACGCTGTTGTTGTCCGCCAGATAAAGACAAGGCACTTTTATGCAGTTTGTCTTTCACATCTTCCCACACAGAAGCTGCTTTTAAGCTATTTTCCACTGCTTCATCTAGTACTTGTTTATCCTTCTCACCTTTTAAACGTAAACCATAAATCACATTTTCATAAATCGAAAAGGGAAACGGATTGGGTTGTTGAAATACCATACCGATTTCTTTACGTAAATCTACGATGTCCGTTTTCGGACCATAAATGTCTTTGCCTTTGTAAACCACGCTTCCAGTGATCGTAACACCTGGAATCAAATCATTCATTCGGTTCAATGAACGTAGATACGTCGATTTACCACAACCAGATGGTCCGATCATAGCAGTGATCTCCCCTTGATTGATGCTCAAGTCAATCCCCTTTAAAGCTTCTTTTTTACCGTAATATAAATGCAAATCTTTTGATGAAATAATTTCTTTTGTCATCTTGCTCCTCCTAACCAAAATGTCCAGAAACGTAATCTTCTGTAGCTTGAATTTTTGGTCGTGTAAAGATTTTTCTTGTTTCATCGTATTCAATCACTTTGCCTAGGTAGAAAAAGGCAGTGTAATCACTGATACGGGCAGCTTGCTGCATATTATGGGTTACGATAATGATCGTATAATCATCTTTTAAATTCACCAATGTTTCTTCTACTTTACCAGTTGAAATTGGATCTAGTGCACTAGCAGGTTCGTCTAAAAGTAAAATATCTGGCTTCATCGCAATGGCTCTAGCAATACATAAACGCTGTTGTTGACCACCTGATAAGGCTAAGGCACTTTTGTCTAAATTATCTTTGACTTGCTCCCAAAGTGCTGCTTGTTTTAAACTTGTTTCAACAATTTCATCTAGTTTTTTCTTGTCTTTTTCACCATGTTGCTTTAGAGCAAATGTGATATTCTCATAGATTGATTTGCTAAATGGGTTAGGACGTTGAAAAACCATGCCGATTCGTTTGCGCATTTCATAAACATCGACTTCTTTTGTATTGACATTTACCCCTTTGTACATGATGTTACCCGTTACTTTGGTATTAGCGATCCCATCATTCATCCGATTCAATGAACGTAAATACGTCGATTTTCCACATCCTGATGGACCAATCAAAGCAGTGATTTTATTTTTTTCAAATTCCAAATCCACGCCCTTGATTGCTTCATTGTCTCCATACCAAACATGAAGATCATCTGTATGCAACGCAATCGGTTCAGGCAGTTTAATGATATTTGTGTCATTTAAATTATATTCTTTCATTCTGATTCCCCTAACATTAGGCTGATGTCATTCTTTTATATAATCTGTTTCCGATAAAGCGTGCGCCGAAATTGAAGAGTAAAACGACTAAAATCAGAACTGCAGAAGCACCCGCAGAAACAGCTGCACCATCCGGCATTGTACCTTCTGTATTGATTTTCCAAATATGAACAGCTAAAGTTTCAGCTTGACGGAAAATACTGATCGGACTTGAAACACTTAATGGATTCCAATTACTGAAATCTAATGCTGGTGCACTTTGACCTGCCGTATAAATCAAAGCAGCTGCTTCACCAAAAATTCTTCCTGAACTCAAAATCACTCCTGTTAAAATACCAGGTAATGCTTCTGGAACAACTACTTTCATCACTGTTTCCCAGCGAGACAATCCTAATGAAAGTCCAGCTTCTCGTTGTGTATAGTGAACTGCTTTTAATGACTCTTCAACATTTCTTGTTAATAAAGGCAAGTTGAAGAATGTTAATGCCAAAGCACCAGAAATGATCGAAAAACCATAGCCCATTTGTACAACAAATATTAAGAAACCAAACAAACCAACAACGACTGAAGGCAGTGAACTTAAAATTTCAATCGACGTGCGAATCACATCTGTTACCCAGTTTTTCTTCGCATACTCAGATAAATAAATGCCCGCACCTAACGAAATAGGAAAACTGATCAGCATCGTGATCAACAATAAGTATAATGAGTTAAATAACTGAATACCAATACCCCCGCCTGCTTGATATGCTTTGGAAGGTTTCGTTAAAAAGTCCCAAGATATATGCGGGATACCGCGAATTAAAATATAAAGCAGCAAAGCTGCCAAAATCAAAACGATCACGCCTGAAATAGCGTATAGAACGCCTGTTGCAAATTTATCTGCTTTTTTTGCATTCATTATTTCAAGGCCCCTTTCCTACCGATGATCCGAATAATAATATTAAATAGCAATGACATTAACAACAGGATCAACGCAAGTGACCAAAGCACGTTGTTTTCTACTGTTCCCATAATTGTATTTCCGATGCCCATCGTCAAAATACTTGTTAACGTTGATGCTGGTGTCGTCAAACTTGACGGCATGATTGCTGCATTTCCGATAACCATTTGAATCGCTAAAGCTTCACCGAAAGCACGTGCCATTCCAAAAACGACGGCTGTTAAAATACCAGGGACTGCAGCGCGTAAAACAACTTTGTAAATTGTTTGCCAACGAGTCGCTCCTAAGGCTAACGATGCTTCCCGATAATGACGAGGGACTGACTTTAGCGCGTCAACTGTCATTGTTGTAACTGTTGGTAAAATCATAACAAATAGTACAAATGTCCCCGCTAAAATCCCAAAACCTGTACCACCAAAGATCGAACGAATAAAAGGTACGATCACAGATAAACCAATAAATCCATAAACAACAGAAGGAATCCCAACCAATAATTCAATAACTGGCTGTAAAATCTTTGATCCTTTTTTAGGTGAAATTTCTGTCATAAACACAGCTGCACCAATCGCAAATGGCGTTGCAATGATCGCAGACAAAAACGTTACGATAAAAGAACCCGCAATCATCGGTAAAGCTCCTACCATTGGCTTACCATCTGTTCCTGTTTCACTTGGATTCCAGTTTGTACCGAATAAAAAGTCGGATACTTTGATTTTATTCGTAAAAAAAGTCGCTAAACCTTTACTTGCCACAAAATAAAAGATGGATAAAACAACCAAAACAATCAAAGCGATACAAAGAAAACTAATAAATTTTCCTCGTTGTTCCATTCTGGCGCGCTTTGATTTTGTTAACAATTTCTTCTGCACATCTTCCAAGAAAATTCCTCCTTAAATTAAAAGCGTAGCGGGCTCGTTCAGCTCTGACAGAAAAATAGGAAAAATTGACTGTGACGCTTTTTGTCACATTCCATTTTTATCTTTTTTCCGAAGAGCTAGCCCGCAAAGCTAGATAGCATTAAAAGCGTAATGAGTTCATTCAGTTCTGACAGAATAATAAGAAAAATCGAATGCGATGTTTTCTACCGCAATCAGATTTTATATTTCTCCATTTGCTCAACACTTTCCATAATAAAATCAGTGTAACTTTTGAACATAAATTTGCGTTTAATAACATGTAAATCTTATGTTAAGTTTGTAAATTTTGTGTAAAGACGGATTATTTAACAAGATTTCCTTGCCAATCACGTTCTATTTTCATTTTTGAAACAGGGATATACCCTAATTGAGCAATAATTT is a genomic window of Enterococcus haemoperoxidus ATCC BAA-382 containing:
- a CDS encoding tyrosine-protein phosphatase; this encodes MNVKITNFRDLGGIKNKEGKMIKPKKLLRSGHLVNLDKKTQTTLIESFNLTRIIDFRREFEISESPDTPIEDVEYVNLDLLGKMNAKNSSLADFAKLKSIEAVDKHMLGVYEDLILNPGAQEGFTEFMAYILANKNGSTIFHCFAGKDRTGYASALLLLLLNVEKEEIYKDFLVTNEERKQANDELVQQFREQGFSEEQLESLATALYVKEDYLDHAFHLIEKHFGTAENYAAECLDFDKEKLEEFRHIYLID
- the pstB gene encoding phosphate ABC transporter ATP-binding protein PstB, with product MTKEIISSKDLHLYYGKKEALKGIDLSINQGEITAMIGPSGCGKSTYLRSLNRMNDLIPGVTITGSVVYKGKDIYGPKTDIVDLRKEIGMVFQQPNPFPFSIYENVIYGLRLKGEKDKQVLDEAVENSLKAASVWEDVKDKLHKSALSLSGGQQQRVCIARVLAVDPEIILLDEPTSALDPVSSGKIENMLLTLKEKYTMIMVTHNMSQASRISDKTAFFLQGELIEFNDTKKIFLNPKEKQTEDYISGKFG
- the pstC gene encoding phosphate ABC transporter permease subunit PstC, with translation MEDVQKKLLTKSKRARMEQRGKFISFLCIALIVLVVLSIFYFVASKGLATFFTNKIKVSDFLFGTNWNPSETGTDGKPMVGALPMIAGSFIVTFLSAIIATPFAIGAAVFMTEISPKKGSKILQPVIELLVGIPSVVYGFIGLSVIVPFIRSIFGGTGFGILAGTFVLFVMILPTVTTMTVDALKSVPRHYREASLALGATRWQTIYKVVLRAAVPGILTAVVFGMARAFGEALAIQMVIGNAAIMPSSLTTPASTLTSILTMGIGNTIMGTVENNVLWSLALILLLMSLLFNIIIRIIGRKGALK
- the phoU gene encoding phosphate signaling complex protein PhoU yields the protein MLRSQFEEELLNLHNQFYEMGMMVSNVVHKSVRAYINHDKKIANEVIDYDVEINDMEVKLEKKSFEMIALQQPVTTDLRMIITVMKASSDLERMADHAVSIAKSTIRLKGETRIPEIEKEISDMSDYVKKMVDNVLIAYVKTDQKDARMIAKMDTRVNEYFDSIYSHSIKAMQSNPETVISGTDYLHVATYLERIGDYVTNICEWIVYLATGKITELNSNHDE
- the pstB gene encoding phosphate ABC transporter ATP-binding protein PstB; protein product: MKEYNLNDTNIIKLPEPIALHTDDLHVWYGDNEAIKGVDLEFEKNKITALIGPSGCGKSTYLRSLNRMNDGIANTKVTGNIMYKGVNVNTKEVDVYEMRKRIGMVFQRPNPFSKSIYENITFALKQHGEKDKKKLDEIVETSLKQAALWEQVKDNLDKSALALSGGQQQRLCIARAIAMKPDILLLDEPASALDPISTGKVEETLVNLKDDYTIIIVTHNMQQAARISDYTAFFYLGKVIEYDETRKIFTRPKIQATEDYVSGHFG
- the uhpT gene encoding hexose-6-phosphate:phosphate antiporter, with product MNSEVGKTNQLTIAEQRKRWFKEFMKPFLVVVVIYITMYMIRNNFKAAQPLLKSQLGLTTTDLGYIGFVFSIVYGFGKFIVGYIVDGKNTKKILSILLLLSSITVLCLGLLFTMNNVPMGWIVVLWSLNGLFQCVGGPSSASVITQWTTRSNRGRYIGLWNASHNIGGGFAGIFAVWCATTFFKGQVAGMFIIPAIVAAVVAVVTFFIGKNRPEDLGWNSSEEIFGEPIEEANVDAENLTKWEIFKKYLLTNPYIWILCVANVFVYIVRIGIDNWAPLYVTEHLNFSQEAAAQTIFYFEMGALVGCLAWGYISDLLKGRPALVATISSILLPIGIIGYQLGTTELVINVSLFMLGMMVFGPQLLINLSMLGFVPKKATVVSGGLLGAFAYLFGDSMAKILLAKISDPSKNGVNFFGHVLHGWNDTFIIFYISIVIIVVLLGSVAFAEEKRRKKVNA
- a CDS encoding sugar-binding transcriptional regulator, whose translation is MDKQKQQLSIEAARLYYQSGLGQQEIAKKLDVSRPTISRLLNYAKEKGYVQITISDPFSDLFELEKRLKEKYDLLEVHVVFSPETNYQVITEYLTSYAAEYLEETIKNGDILGVSWGTTMYEVARKLNTQERVGVEIVQLKGGISHSNVNTYANETLTLFEKAFQTVAMQLPLPVIFDNAEVKKMVEQDRHIQKIITKGKQANIALFTVGTVRDEALLFRLGYFSDEEEQLLKEQAVGDICSRFFDSSGEICSQKINERTIGIELSDLREKEKAILVAGGSRKIEAIDGALAGKYANVLIIDQSAAEGLLKL
- the pstA gene encoding phosphate ABC transporter permease PstA, with amino-acid sequence MNAKKADKFATGVLYAISGVIVLILAALLLYILIRGIPHISWDFLTKPSKAYQAGGGIGIQLFNSLYLLLITMLISFPISLGAGIYLSEYAKKNWVTDVIRTSIEILSSLPSVVVGLFGFLIFVVQMGYGFSIISGALALTFFNLPLLTRNVEESLKAVHYTQREAGLSLGLSRWETVMKVVVPEALPGILTGVILSSGRIFGEAAALIYTAGQSAPALDFSNWNPLSVSSPISIFRQAETLAVHIWKINTEGTMPDGAAVSAGASAVLILVVLLFNFGARFIGNRLYKRMTSA